The region CTATGACTCCACCACAGACTCCACTTTCTGAGATTTCGCCGTCGCCGTCTCCGTCGTCATCCACGGCGCCGGCGCTGGTGCTGTCGAACTCCGGGAAGCGGATCGACCAGGCCGGGAAGAAGAAGTACGTGAAGCAGGTGACAGGGCGCCACAACGACACGGAGCTGCACCTGGCGGCGCAGAGGGGCGATGTTGGTGCGGTCAGGCAGATCCTTCTCGACATCGATTCTCAGATAATGGGGACTcatggcggcggcggcggcggcgacgGCGATGTTGTTGATCTCAACTCGGAGATTGCTGAGGTGCGTGCTTGTGTTGTGAATGAAGAGAATGAGCTTGGAGAAACTGCTTTGTTCACTGCAGCTGAGAGGGGACACCTTGATGTTGTCAAGGAGCTGTTGAAACATTCCAACCTTAAAAAGAAGAACCGATCTGGCTTTGATCCTTTGCATATTGCTGCTAGTCAAGGCCACCATGGTATCCCTCACCATCCCTTTAtttttcctcagaatcaattctggcaaCAAGGAGCTACTCACAAAAGCTAACTGCTTATTCACTTATACTTTTAGTTgccaatttcaatttcattttaatATTCACTTCATTGATTTAAGCACATGAGACTAAATTTGTCATTGATCAAGTAAGTTATATGAATTAAGCACTTATGTTGCTTGAGGTGTTAATTAAAGAAAATCAATAATTATGCTTTGAATGAAAAACTTGAGAGGAAAGTTATGAAGCAATAGAATCATATATGTTTTTATGTTATGGAGAAAAGCCTACCAAATTTGGAGATAGACCAATCTTTGTTTACTACTGTATTCTCTTAATTTAATGGCTGGCTTATTTGGACTCTTAACTGGTTGGCTCTGATAGCTTTTGGTTCATCCTTTGTGATGAGGACCTTCAAATTGTTGGTGTGTGATTTTATTGCGTCTTAATGTAGTTTAATGTGAGTACTTTGTTTTTTGTTCTTCACTGTAATCCATTGTATATTTTCGTTTGCAGCCATCGTTCAGGTTTTACTAGATTATGACCCTGGATTAAGCAAAACTATTGGTCCGTCCAATGCTACTCCGCTTATAACAGCGGCGACAAGAGGGCACGTGGAAGTGGTGAACGAGCTGCTGTCAAAGGATTGCAGCTTGTTGGAAATCGCTAGATCCAATGGCAAAAGTCCATTGCATTTGGCTGCTCGTCAGGGTCATGTGGAGATTGTAAGAGCCTTGCTCAGTAAAGATCCACAGTTGGCTCGGAGGACCGACAAGAAAGGACAAACTGCGTTGCATATGGCAGTGAAAGGGCAAAGTGCTGATGTAGTGAAATTGCTTCTTGATGCAGATGCTGCTATTGTCATGCTTCCTGACAAATTTGGTAACACAGCATTACACGTGGCAACCAGGAAAAAGCGAGTTGAGGTATGTCAACATTTGCAAAGCGTTACAAGCACCATGCAAATATAGATGAGACAGTACTATACTACAAATTAAGATACTGAATAAATGAGGTTTTCATCTCATCTCATGACTAAGATGCCATGTCCTAGTAGTAGGGTACCTGAGTTTTTCAGTTTTGAACCTAGGGTACTATATTATATTCTACTAAAAATGCAAACAAAGCTGCTGATTTGGGGTGCGTTTGGAACAGTGTTGTTAATGGCGGTTGGCGGACTATGGCGGAGAGCCAAAAACCCGCCATGAGATTCCACCATGGCACCGCCATGACcaatatttgataacactggtgTGGAAGAATTTATTTGGGCAAGGGTTTATCTTAAAGCATAAGAGCTTTGCTATTTGGCTCGAAGGGTCTCAATACGAACTGAACACATGTGATGTGAGCGTAGGAGTAAATTACGGGAATAGTTAAACATACAAAAGAGGGATTTAGGAGAATGTAATGAATTCCATATTTGCTTGGTGTTTGAATATGAATTGCTCGAGCCATAGAGCATTTCCCATAGCATAAACACTTGGTTAAGCGTATGATCTACCTGTAAGCTCTTTTTAGCTTATTTTGATAAGTTCCTCTAATTAGCAATAAACACTTGTACAGTTATACCTATATAAGCTCTATTGAACTTATTTCAATTAGTTTCTCAAACTAGCTTATCAACAAACAGCAACCTTAGTATGTGGTTTAACATAAATTTGATCAGAAGTTTGAggtcctttattttttttattaacataGATACATGCAAAGCCTCCAGATATTTTTAAGCACCCATTACAGTTCCTAAAatgaaaaatctaattttttagTTTCTCAATTTCTTGCACAGATAGTGAATGAGTTGTTAAATCTGCCAGACACCAATGTTAATGCATTAACCAGAGACCACAAAACAGCCCTCGACATTGCTGAAAATCTTCCCCTCTCTGAAGAGGCGTCAGATATAAAGGACTGCCTTTCTCGGTATGGGGCACTTAGAGCGAATGAGCTGAATC is a window of Lotus japonicus ecotype B-129 chromosome 5, LjGifu_v1.2 DNA encoding:
- the LOC130721457 gene encoding ankyrin repeat-containing protein ITN1 is translated as MASNFNQPGGALGQRDIEKEKAAMTPPQTPLSEISPSPSPSSSTAPALVLSNSGKRIDQAGKKKYVKQVTGRHNDTELHLAAQRGDVGAVRQILLDIDSQIMGTHGGGGGGDGDVVDLNSEIAEVRACVVNEENELGETALFTAAERGHLDVVKELLKHSNLKKKNRSGFDPLHIAASQGHHAIVQVLLDYDPGLSKTIGPSNATPLITAATRGHVEVVNELLSKDCSLLEIARSNGKSPLHLAARQGHVEIVRALLSKDPQLARRTDKKGQTALHMAVKGQSADVVKLLLDADAAIVMLPDKFGNTALHVATRKKRVEIVNELLNLPDTNVNALTRDHKTALDIAENLPLSEEASDIKDCLSRYGALRANELNQPRDELRKTVTQIKKDVHTQLEQTKRTNKNVHNISKELRKLHREGINNATNSVTVVAVLFATVAFAAIFTVPGGDNDDGSGVVAAYSAFKIFFIFNAIALFTSLAVVVVQITLVRGETKAEKRVVEVINKLMWLASVCTSVAFIAASYIVVGRKNEWAAILVTVVGGVIISGVIGTMTYYVVRSKRSRSMRKKEKQQARRSGSNSWHHSEFSNSEVDPIYAL